The following proteins are encoded in a genomic region of Phalacrocorax carbo chromosome 2, bPhaCar2.1, whole genome shotgun sequence:
- the ARC gene encoding activity-regulated cytoskeleton-associated protein: MQLDNVTNAGIHSFQGHRGVANKPNVILQIGKCRAEMLEHVRRTHRHLLSEVSKQVERELKGLQKSVGKLENNLEDHVPTDNQRWKKSIKACLARCQETIAHLERWVKREMNVWKEVFFRLEKWADRLESMGGKYCPGDHGKQTVSVGVGGPEIRPSEGEIYDYALDMSQMYALTPPPGEVPSIPQAHDSYQWVSVSEDAPASPVETQVFEDPREFLSHLEEYLKQVGGTEEYWLSQIQNHMNGPAKKWWEYKQDSVKNWVEFKKEFLQYSEGTLTRDAIKRELDLPQKEGEPLDQFLWRKRDLYQTLYVDADEEEIIQYVVGTLQPKLKRFLSYPLPKTLEQLIQRGKEVQGNMDHSEEPSPQRTPEIQSGDSVDSVPPSTTASPVPSNGTQPEPPSPPATVI, translated from the coding sequence ATGCAGCTGGATAATGTCACCAATGCGGGCATCCACTCCTTCCAGGGGCACCGTGGAGTTGCCAACAAGCCCAATGTGATCCTGCAGATAGGGAAATGCAGGGCAGAAATGTTGGAGCATGTCAGGAGGACCCACCGGCACCTCCTGTCTGAGGTCTCCAAGCAGGTGGAGCGCGAGCTGAAAGGCTTGCAGAAATCAGTGGGGAAGTTAGAGAATAACTTAGAGGACCATGTCCCAACTGATAACCAAAGGTGGAAGAAGTCCATCAAGGCCTGCCTGGCCAGGTGCCAGGAAACCATTGCCCACCTGGAGAGGTGGGTCAAGAGAGAGATGAATGTTTGGAAGGAGGTCTTTTTCCGTCTGGAGAAGTGGGCGGACCGTCTGGAGTCCATGGGAGGCAAATATTGTCCTGGGGACCATGGCAAACAGACTGTGTCCGTTGGGGTGGGAGGCCCAGAGATAAGACCAAGTGAGGGGGAGATTTATGACTATGCCCTTGATATGAGCCAAATGTATGCGCTGACCCCTCCTCCTGGGGAGGTGCCCAGCATCCCCCAGGCCCATGATTCCTACCAGTGGGTCTCTGTGTCGGAGGATGCTCCAGCCTCCCCAGTGGAGACCCAGGTCTTTGAGGATCCACGGGAGTTCCTGAGCCACTTGGAGGAATACTTAAAGCAGGTGGGTGGAACAGAGGAGTACTGGTTGTCTCAGATCCAAAACCATATGAACGGCCCAGCTAAAAAGTGGTGGGAATACAAGCAGGACTCTGTCAAGAACTGGGTTGAGTTCAAGAAAGAGTTCCTGCAGTACAGCGAGGGGACTCTGACTAGGGATGCTATCAAAAGGGAGCTAGATTTGCCCCAGAAAGAGGGGGAGCCCCTGGACCAGTTCCTTTGGCGCAAGAGAGACTTGTACCAGACCCTCTATGTTGATGCAGATGAGGAGGAAATTATCCAATATGTGGTAGGCACCCTCCAGCCCAAACTGAAGCGTTTCTTGAGTTACCCCTTGCCCAAGACCTTAGAGCAGCTGATCCAAAGAGGGAAGGAAGTCCAAGGCAACATGGACCACTCTGAGGAGCCCAGCCCACAGAGGACCCCTGAGATTCAGTCAGGAGATTCTGTGGACAGCGTGCCTCCCTCAACAACTGCCAGTCCCGTGCCAAGCAATGGGACCCAACCAGAGCCCCCTAGCCCACCAGCTACTGTCATATGA